In Chitinophaga sp. HK235, a single window of DNA contains:
- the yajC gene encoding preprotein translocase subunit YajC: MNITNILLMGPAQGGAQGGSPMVSILFFGGMILVMWLFMIRPQTKKAKLQKQFIDNLKEGDKIVTIAGIHGKVKKINDNNTILIEVAPGTNFTIERSAISMEYTSAQQKPNETK, translated from the coding sequence ATGAACATCACGAACATTTTACTGATGGGACCGGCACAAGGTGGTGCACAAGGCGGTAGCCCAATGGTTTCTATCCTGTTTTTTGGCGGTATGATCCTGGTTATGTGGCTCTTTATGATCCGTCCTCAAACCAAAAAAGCCAAACTCCAGAAACAATTCATAGACAACCTCAAAGAGGGCGACAAAATTGTTACGATCGCCGGTATTCATGGTAAAGTGAAAAAAATAAACGATAACAATACCATTCTGATTGAAGTAGCCCCAGGCACCAACTTCACCATCGAACGTTCTGCTATCAGCATGGAATACACTTCCGCTCAGCAGAAACCGAACGAAACCAAATAA
- the coaE gene encoding dephospho-CoA kinase (Dephospho-CoA kinase (CoaE) performs the final step in coenzyme A biosynthesis.), giving the protein MLKVGITGGIGSGKSTVSRIFELLGVPVYYADDRAKDILVRDQELAEAVRTHFGKEVYDDNGALNRKYLGNIVFNDKNKLALLNSLVHPATIRDSNIWASQQTTPYVLKEAALLFETESFHHLDKIIGVYAPQPLRILRVIKRDKVTRDEVLARMHKQIDERIKMRLCDYVIHNDEQQLVIPQVLALHETLLQLAATTV; this is encoded by the coding sequence ATGTTAAAGGTAGGAATCACCGGTGGTATCGGTTCCGGTAAAAGCACCGTCAGCAGAATATTTGAATTACTCGGCGTCCCTGTGTATTATGCAGATGACCGTGCCAAAGACATCCTGGTAAGGGACCAGGAGCTGGCAGAAGCCGTGCGCACGCACTTCGGCAAGGAAGTATATGACGATAACGGTGCCCTTAACCGCAAATACCTGGGCAACATCGTTTTCAACGACAAAAACAAACTCGCCCTGCTCAACTCCCTGGTACACCCCGCCACTATCCGGGATTCCAATATCTGGGCCAGCCAGCAAACCACCCCTTACGTACTCAAGGAAGCCGCCCTCCTCTTTGAAACCGAGTCTTTCCATCACCTCGACAAAATCATCGGCGTATACGCCCCTCAGCCCCTGCGCATACTCCGTGTCATCAAACGCGATAAGGTTACCCGGGATGAAGTACTGGCACGGATGCATAAACAAATCGACGAAAGGATCAAAATGCGTTTGTGCGACTACGTTATCCATAACGACGAACAACAGCTGGTCATCCCACAGGTACTGGCCCTTCACGAAACCCTGCTTCAACTGGCAGCTACCACTGTCTGA
- a CDS encoding DUF1573 domain-containing protein: MKTLLFFLTCGTLLLAACNNNQPAKSSNAAGQSSAISNPADAGKATDLTFEEKVHNFGDITQGEKVEYSFKFKNTGTRDLIIEDAISSCGCTVPEWPKQPIKPGESGFMKVIFDSHGKSGYTEKEISIKTNREGGYQVGPKIQCNIITK; this comes from the coding sequence ATGAAAACACTGCTCTTTTTCCTTACCTGTGGCACCCTTTTATTGGCTGCCTGCAACAATAACCAACCGGCAAAAAGCAGCAATGCTGCTGGTCAATCATCCGCCATCAGCAACCCAGCTGATGCGGGTAAAGCTACAGATCTTACTTTTGAAGAAAAGGTGCATAACTTTGGGGACATTACCCAGGGTGAAAAAGTGGAATATTCCTTTAAGTTTAAAAACACCGGCACCCGGGACCTGATTATCGAGGATGCAATCTCCAGTTGCGGCTGTACCGTACCGGAATGGCCCAAACAACCAATCAAACCGGGAGAATCAGGTTTTATGAAGGTAATATTCGACAGTCATGGGAAATCCGGCTATACCGAAAAAGAAATATCCATCAAAACCAACCGGGAAGGTGGTTATCAGGTAGGCCCTAAGATCCAGTGTAATATCATAACTAAATAA
- the secDF gene encoding protein translocase subunit SecDF, with translation MQLKGLVRFFAIALILISLYQLSFTFLVRNYEKKIEQKAETDVSKQFPTPEQKYPASKELQAFYSDTLKGFIKQRRQEIVDSTSNKQIAGFPWYVTYNKAKEKELNLGLDLVGGMNVVLEVSVEDVIRALSGQSKDPAFNKALDLAEERKKTNQADFVTLFGQTYAEVAPQGRLATIFANAYQKDINFNSSNQQVLDMIRKESRAAIKNTYIVLQKRIDKFGVAQPNISLDENKGLISVELAGVDNAERVRKYLQATANLEFREVYKNSPDFFQNVLNPMNEAIRNAHGGAAAKPATPDTTNATAAANPADTTKEGKLSDYLAKKDTGKTVKDSSKANKEELLNEQRKQNPLFTVLFPMIDPQSGTLIPSPSIGRILPKDTATFRQYLQMPAVQAILPKDAVFAFGPENKEDKYGPLSVYVLKVNPANPAPRVGGERIVDARQDMDQNNQPEISMTMDNIGAHEWKKLTGELAPSNPKDPSTLNFVAVVLDNIVYSAPSIQGEIAGGRSSISGSFTIEEANDLANILKSGKMPAPARIVQEQIVGPTLGAESIAAGGKSFMISFVIIFVLMLVYYNSAGWVANIALVLNLLFTFGILASLGATLTMAGIAGLVLTIGMAVDTNVIIFERIKDELTHGKSYPDAISLGYKRSYAPVLDGHVTSLLTAFILFYFGLGPVLGFATTQIIGLLLSLFCGILVSRMVTDWWTNKKRHFEYFTPISRKVFKHAAFDFVGKRKYAYIISAVVMVAGVSSFFHGFDHGIDFSGGRSFTVRFEKPMNRQEVADVLKKEFESEVFVKTIGNTNQLNITTAYKIEQQSLAVDQEVITKLYHGLKPYYEASVTQDVFNTRYVIGSQTVSPTISDDLRAGAVKATVLSILVIFVYILIRFSKWQYSIGTIFSLLHDVLLTLAVFSWFKDIVPFTLEIDQHFIAAILTVIGFSMNDTVIVFDRIREYFRTGAHGKDRDTVINKAINDTLSRTIMTSLTVFLTILVLFIFGGEVTRGFAFAMLIGVLTGTYSSIFVAAPVLVDFDKKNQLSNEGDAIAVTTKKATPAEK, from the coding sequence ACTATGAGAAGAAGATCGAGCAGAAGGCTGAGACCGATGTCTCCAAACAATTCCCTACCCCTGAGCAGAAATACCCTGCAAGTAAAGAACTGCAGGCGTTTTACTCAGACACGCTGAAAGGATTCATTAAACAAAGAAGACAAGAGATCGTGGACAGCACCAGCAATAAACAGATTGCCGGGTTTCCATGGTACGTTACCTACAACAAGGCCAAAGAAAAAGAGTTGAATCTCGGCCTCGACCTCGTAGGTGGTATGAACGTAGTGCTGGAAGTGAGTGTGGAAGATGTGATCCGCGCCCTTTCCGGACAGTCCAAGGATCCCGCTTTTAACAAAGCGCTGGACCTGGCTGAAGAACGCAAAAAGACTAACCAGGCTGATTTTGTTACTTTGTTCGGGCAAACTTACGCTGAAGTGGCTCCTCAGGGCCGTCTGGCAACTATCTTCGCTAACGCCTACCAGAAAGATATCAACTTTAATTCCTCCAACCAGCAGGTGCTGGACATGATTCGTAAAGAATCCCGTGCTGCCATCAAAAACACCTACATCGTACTGCAAAAACGTATCGACAAATTCGGTGTGGCCCAGCCCAATATCAGCCTGGACGAGAATAAAGGTCTGATCTCCGTGGAACTGGCCGGCGTTGACAATGCAGAACGCGTACGCAAATACCTGCAGGCTACCGCCAACCTGGAATTCAGGGAAGTTTACAAAAACAGCCCAGACTTCTTCCAGAATGTGCTGAATCCAATGAACGAAGCCATCAGGAACGCACACGGTGGCGCTGCTGCAAAACCAGCTACTCCTGACACTACTAATGCCACTGCCGCTGCCAACCCTGCTGATACCACCAAGGAAGGTAAACTGAGCGACTACCTGGCTAAAAAAGATACCGGCAAAACCGTAAAAGACAGCAGTAAAGCAAACAAAGAAGAACTCCTCAATGAACAACGCAAACAAAATCCGCTGTTCACTGTACTGTTCCCAATGATCGACCCGCAGTCCGGAACGCTGATCCCCAGCCCTTCCATCGGTCGTATCCTGCCTAAAGATACTGCCACCTTCCGTCAGTACCTGCAAATGCCTGCTGTTCAGGCCATCCTGCCTAAAGATGCGGTATTCGCTTTCGGTCCTGAAAACAAGGAAGACAAATACGGCCCGCTGTCTGTATACGTGCTGAAGGTAAACCCTGCGAACCCTGCTCCCCGTGTAGGTGGCGAAAGGATCGTAGACGCACGCCAGGACATGGACCAGAACAACCAGCCGGAAATCAGCATGACCATGGACAACATCGGTGCCCATGAGTGGAAAAAACTGACCGGTGAACTGGCTCCTTCCAACCCGAAAGATCCTTCTACACTGAACTTCGTAGCTGTAGTACTCGATAATATCGTTTACTCTGCTCCGTCTATCCAGGGTGAAATCGCCGGTGGCCGTTCTTCTATCAGTGGTAGCTTTACCATCGAAGAAGCGAATGACCTGGCCAATATCCTGAAATCCGGTAAAATGCCTGCCCCTGCACGCATCGTACAGGAACAGATCGTAGGACCTACCCTCGGTGCTGAATCTATCGCCGCTGGTGGTAAATCTTTCATGATCTCCTTCGTGATCATCTTCGTACTCATGCTGGTGTACTACAACAGCGCCGGCTGGGTAGCTAATATCGCTCTGGTCCTCAACCTGCTGTTTACCTTCGGTATCCTGGCATCCCTGGGTGCTACCCTCACCATGGCTGGTATCGCAGGTCTGGTACTGACCATCGGTATGGCTGTGGACACCAACGTAATCATCTTCGAAAGGATCAAGGACGAACTCACGCATGGCAAGTCTTACCCTGACGCGATCTCCCTCGGTTACAAACGCTCTTATGCTCCTGTACTCGACGGTCACGTTACTTCCCTGCTCACTGCATTTATCCTGTTCTACTTCGGTTTAGGTCCTGTACTCGGCTTCGCCACCACCCAGATCATCGGCTTGCTCCTGTCCCTGTTCTGCGGTATCCTAGTATCCCGTATGGTAACCGACTGGTGGACCAACAAAAAGAGACACTTCGAATACTTTACGCCTATTTCCCGCAAAGTATTTAAACACGCTGCCTTCGACTTCGTTGGTAAACGTAAATATGCTTACATCATCTCCGCTGTCGTAATGGTTGCGGGTGTGTCTTCCTTCTTCCATGGTTTCGACCACGGTATCGACTTCTCCGGTGGTCGCAGCTTCACTGTTCGCTTCGAAAAACCGATGAACAGACAGGAAGTAGCTGACGTGCTGAAGAAAGAATTTGAAAGCGAAGTATTTGTAAAAACTATTGGTAACACCAACCAGCTGAACATCACTACTGCTTATAAAATTGAGCAGCAGAGTCTGGCGGTTGATCAGGAAGTTATCACCAAACTGTACCACGGTCTGAAGCCTTACTACGAAGCTTCCGTTACACAGGATGTGTTCAACACCCGCTACGTAATTGGTTCCCAGACAGTGTCGCCTACCATCTCCGATGACCTGCGCGCCGGAGCGGTAAAAGCTACCGTACTGTCTATCCTGGTGATCTTCGTGTATATCCTGATCCGTTTCAGCAAATGGCAGTACTCTATCGGTACTATCTTCTCCCTGCTGCACGACGTATTGCTCACCCTGGCTGTGTTCTCCTGGTTTAAGGACATCGTTCCTTTCACCCTGGAAATCGACCAGCACTTTATCGCTGCAATCCTGACCGTGATCGGTTTCTCCATGAACGATACCGTGATCGTATTCGACAGGATCCGTGAATACTTCAGAACCGGTGCTCATGGTAAAGACAGGGATACTGTGATCAACAAAGCGATCAACGATACCCTGAGCCGTACCATCATGACGTCTCTGACTGTGTTCCTGACCATCCTGGTGTTGTTCATCTTTGGTGGTGAAGTAACCCGCGGTTTCGCCTTCGCTATGCTGATAGGTGTACTCACCGGTACTTACTCTTCTATCTTCGTAGCTGCACCAGTACTGGTAGACTTCGACAAGAAAAACCAGCTGTCCAACGAAGGCGATGCTATCGCTGTTACTACTAAAAAAGCAACACCTGCTGAAAAATAA
- a CDS encoding iron-sulfur cluster assembly accessory protein produces the protein MATGFTAPVQLTNNAAAVLKKLLQGDVEAPYLRIGIKGGGCSGMSFMLGFDARHEDDDLFDIDGIPVIIKKAHGMYLVGMEVDYQDNTGASGFVFNKSL, from the coding sequence ATGGCCACTGGATTTACTGCCCCCGTACAACTGACCAACAATGCTGCCGCTGTACTGAAAAAACTGCTACAGGGGGATGTGGAAGCGCCCTATCTGCGCATCGGCATAAAAGGCGGGGGATGTTCCGGCATGTCGTTCATGCTGGGATTTGATGCCCGCCATGAAGATGACGACCTCTTCGATATCGATGGTATTCCTGTGATCATCAAAAAAGCCCATGGCATGTACCTCGTAGGCATGGAAGTGGATTACCAGGACAATACCGGCGCCAGCGGATTTGTATTCAACAAATCACTTTAA